One window from the genome of Oceaniferula flava encodes:
- a CDS encoding permease, whose product MSQCCCSAPDPDDHNLSSDEELEDACCGSHKGKIDWLLWGSLVVCILGYGLHLIVGHGLPSQLAHFSHGIFELLNKMWWGLAFGILAVGALGGVPREWVAAVLGRPGSFQGVLRAMSAGLILDLCNHGILLVAMKLYERGASLGQTLAFIIASPWNSLSLTLILVSLIGFKWTLAFLLLSGLIAVITGVIVEFLVKKGSLPKNPNHVELPKGFHLWREMGHAFRRTKFTPGFFGKMVKVGFADSGMILRWIFFGTVLAAAIRAFVPQDAFGDWFGPTWTGVLLTLLAATVIEVCSEGSSPIAADLVTRAAAPGNGFAFLMAGAATDYTEIMALRETTKSWKLTMVLPLLTLPQVVVVAWILNAMAN is encoded by the coding sequence ATGTCTCAATGCTGCTGCTCTGCTCCTGATCCCGATGACCACAATCTATCATCTGACGAGGAGTTGGAGGACGCGTGTTGTGGCAGTCACAAAGGAAAAATCGATTGGCTGCTGTGGGGCTCGCTGGTCGTTTGTATCCTAGGCTACGGTCTGCACCTGATTGTCGGTCATGGCCTGCCGTCCCAGCTCGCGCATTTCAGCCACGGGATCTTTGAGCTGTTGAATAAGATGTGGTGGGGGCTGGCATTCGGTATCTTGGCCGTGGGGGCCCTTGGCGGAGTCCCGCGCGAGTGGGTCGCTGCGGTGTTGGGTCGGCCCGGAAGTTTCCAGGGCGTGCTGCGCGCCATGAGCGCCGGCTTGATTCTCGATTTGTGCAACCACGGGATCCTACTGGTGGCGATGAAGCTCTACGAACGTGGCGCATCGCTGGGGCAGACGCTCGCATTCATCATCGCCAGTCCGTGGAACTCGCTCTCGCTGACGCTCATCTTGGTGTCACTGATCGGTTTCAAATGGACCCTGGCATTTCTGTTGCTCTCTGGCCTGATCGCGGTGATTACCGGCGTGATCGTCGAGTTCTTGGTGAAAAAAGGCAGCCTGCCCAAGAACCCCAACCACGTCGAGCTGCCGAAAGGTTTTCATCTGTGGCGGGAAATGGGTCATGCCTTCCGTCGCACCAAGTTCACCCCCGGCTTCTTTGGCAAGATGGTGAAGGTCGGCTTTGCCGACTCCGGCATGATCCTGCGCTGGATTTTCTTTGGCACCGTGCTCGCCGCAGCCATCCGCGCCTTCGTGCCGCAAGATGCCTTTGGCGATTGGTTTGGCCCCACTTGGACCGGCGTGCTGCTCACTCTGCTGGCAGCAACGGTGATCGAAGTGTGCTCGGAAGGATCCAGCCCGATCGCGGCCGACCTCGTGACCCGTGCGGCTGCGCCAGGCAATGGCTTTGCCTTCCTGATGGCCGGTGCGGCCACCGACTACACCGAGATCATGGCGCTGCGAGAAACCACGAAGTCGTGGAAGCTGACCATGGTGTTGCCCTTGCTGACGCTGCCACAGGTCGTAGTGGTCGCTTGGATCCTCAACGCCATGGCGAATTAG